The proteins below are encoded in one region of Ereboglobus luteus:
- a CDS encoding sodium:solute symporter family transporter, whose translation MNTLDYIILVVYFLMVCGVAAVFAGKQKSLKDYFLGDRNVPWYAAMFSGIATIVSATSFIGGPAVAFTGNLQFLQYRLALPIVLGIICGLILPTFFRQQIYSIYEYLERRFDVRVRLVASVLFLLLKSIYLAICIYAPALVLARMTGLPVIGIVLAVGVVTALYTMAGGIKAVIWTDTLQLGIFIGAIGFVLYLVCSRVEGGAPAVWQIAGEHGHLDFFNFSTSLKEPYTFLGGLLGGTVYTLSQFGVDQAEVQRYLTTKNIRQSNLAMITSMLAATVVGFALFFIGAALFAFYQAYPQKLGEGVGPNDIFPKFIIEELPHGIKGVLIAAILAAAMSTVSAVLNSMATVTLSDIWPRVSQHKPGVRAGRICTLAFGAMATVFACFGNHFGNILELSLMIGNLFGGSLVGTFLLGMLTRRVTARAALVAMICGFASALWLAFFTDVARMWYGFFSMLVVFAVGFAVSLLGPKSSTRAPAKN comes from the coding sequence GGGGTCGCCGCCGTGTTTGCGGGAAAGCAGAAGTCGCTGAAGGACTATTTCCTCGGCGACCGCAACGTGCCCTGGTATGCGGCGATGTTTTCCGGAATCGCGACGATCGTAAGCGCGACGTCGTTCATCGGCGGCCCGGCGGTGGCGTTTACCGGCAACCTGCAATTTTTGCAATACCGCCTCGCGCTGCCCATCGTTCTAGGCATCATTTGCGGGTTGATATTGCCGACGTTTTTTCGACAGCAGATTTATTCCATTTATGAATATTTGGAGCGGCGCTTCGATGTGAGGGTCAGACTCGTGGCGAGTGTGCTGTTTCTGCTTTTGAAGAGCATATACCTTGCGATTTGCATATATGCGCCCGCGCTCGTGCTGGCCCGGATGACCGGTCTGCCTGTTATTGGCATTGTTTTGGCCGTGGGCGTGGTGACCGCATTGTATACAATGGCGGGAGGCATAAAGGCGGTCATTTGGACCGACACGCTTCAGCTGGGAATCTTCATAGGCGCGATCGGTTTTGTGCTGTATTTAGTGTGCAGCAGGGTCGAGGGCGGCGCGCCCGCCGTCTGGCAGATCGCCGGCGAGCACGGGCATCTGGATTTCTTTAATTTTTCCACAAGCTTGAAGGAGCCTTATACATTTTTGGGCGGGTTGCTTGGCGGGACTGTTTATACATTGAGCCAATTTGGCGTCGATCAGGCGGAGGTGCAGCGCTACTTGACGACAAAGAACATACGCCAGTCGAACCTTGCGATGATAACCTCCATGCTGGCGGCAACGGTTGTCGGGTTCGCTTTATTTTTCATAGGCGCGGCCTTGTTTGCCTTTTATCAAGCGTATCCGCAAAAACTGGGCGAGGGAGTTGGGCCGAATGATATTTTCCCCAAGTTCATAATCGAGGAACTGCCGCACGGCATCAAGGGCGTGTTGATCGCGGCGATTCTGGCCGCGGCCATGTCAACCGTCAGCGCGGTGCTCAACTCGATGGCGACCGTGACGCTGTCCGATATCTGGCCGCGAGTTTCGCAACATAAACCCGGCGTGCGCGCGGGGCGCATTTGCACACTGGCCTTCGGCGCGATGGCAACGGTGTTCGCATGCTTCGGTAATCACTTTGGCAACATATTGGAGTTGTCACTGATGATCGGAAACCTCTTTGGCGGCAGCTTGGTGGGGACGTTTTTGCTCGGCATGCTGACACGCCGGGTCACCGCACGGGCGGCTTTGGTTGCCATGATATGCGGTTTCGCGAGCGCGCTCTGGCTGGCATTTTTCACAGACGTGGCTCGCATGTGGTATGGCTTTTTCTCAATGCTGGTCGTGTTTGCCGTCGGGTTTGCCGTCAGCTTGCTGGGCCCGAAATCGAGCACCAGGGCGCCCGCAAAGAATTAG
- a CDS encoding MlaD family protein, with protein sequence MAGVTIGAVTAVRINNGRAEAVLSIKKEVPIHKDCVATIATSGLIGSNYISLDLGSPASGIVAPGDTLRTHEVPDFNKIMSDLGELGADIKVAVGKIGAAFSDNPDGSPGLITNVNNLVNENRANLNSSIANLNEITEKIRAGDGTLAKLINDPAAYDQLLAAVTEIKNAATEAKGFIGETQTIIADVKSGRGAIGTLIYDEATAQNLKVAVKNISDITNKMNSDESSFGQLITNDNLVRDAKATLRKVDRAMDGFSDSGPITAVGVVASGLF encoded by the coding sequence ATGGCCGGCGTGACCATCGGCGCCGTCACGGCGGTGCGCATCAACAACGGACGCGCCGAGGCCGTCCTCAGCATCAAGAAGGAAGTCCCCATCCACAAGGACTGCGTCGCCACCATCGCCACCTCCGGCCTCATCGGCTCGAACTACATCTCGCTCGACCTCGGCTCCCCCGCCTCCGGCATCGTCGCGCCCGGCGACACCCTCCGCACGCACGAAGTCCCCGACTTCAACAAAATCATGTCCGACCTCGGCGAACTCGGGGCCGACATCAAGGTCGCCGTCGGCAAAATCGGCGCCGCCTTCAGCGACAACCCCGACGGCTCCCCCGGCCTCATCACCAACGTCAACAACCTCGTCAACGAAAACCGCGCCAACCTCAACTCCTCCATCGCGAACCTCAACGAAATCACCGAAAAAATCCGCGCCGGCGACGGCACCCTCGCCAAGCTCATCAACGACCCCGCGGCCTACGACCAGCTCCTCGCCGCGGTCACCGAAATCAAAAACGCCGCCACCGAGGCCAAGGGTTTCATCGGCGAAACGCAGACAATCATAGCCGACGTGAAAAGCGGCCGCGGCGCCATCGGCACGCTCATCTACGACGAGGCCACCGCGCAAAACCTGAAAGTCGCCGTCAAGAACATCAGCGACATCACAAACAAGATGAACAGCGACGAAAGCAGCTTCGGCCAGCTCATCACGAACGACAACCTCGTGCGCGACGCCAAGGCGACGCTGCGCAAAGTCGACCGCGCCATGGACGGCTTCTCCGACTCCGGCCCCATCACCGCCGTCGGCGTCGTCGCCAGCGGCCTTTTCTAA
- the gndA gene encoding NADP-dependent phosphogluconate dehydrogenase — protein MPKEYSDIGLIGLAVMGQNLALNIADHGFQISVYNRTTEKVDKFVAENPATPGGIVGTKTLKDFVKSLAKPRKMIILVQAGKGTDAVIDGLVPLLDQGDIVIDGGNALWTDTIRREKALKEKGLRFIGSGVSGGEEGARFGPALMPGGDKAAYKELEKIWNAIAAKVDKKTGKPLLGATAGKPVKGGVPCATYIGENGAGHYVKMVHNGIEYGDMQMICEAYAIMKGVLGMKAPEMGEVFSQWNKGALDSFLIEITADILKQKDPVTKKPLVDIILDTAGQKGTGKWTSVNALDMGVPAPTIAESVFARCLSAVKDERVAASKILKGPKAKKYTGSKKALLEAIHDALYCSKICSYAQGFQLMREAQKEYGWKLNFGQIAQIWRGGCIIRAAFLQKITEAFRGNPKLANLLLDPYFNKTIQKAQDNWRKVVALAVQNGISVPTFSSALAYYDGYRAERTPANLLQGQRDYFGAHTYERVDQKRGKFFHIDWPKANRPQIAM, from the coding sequence ATGCCTAAAGAATACTCGGACATCGGACTCATCGGCCTCGCCGTCATGGGTCAAAACCTCGCCCTCAACATAGCCGACCACGGCTTCCAGATTTCGGTTTACAACCGCACCACCGAAAAGGTGGACAAGTTTGTCGCCGAAAATCCCGCCACGCCCGGCGGCATCGTCGGCACAAAAACGCTCAAGGACTTCGTCAAGTCCCTCGCCAAGCCGCGCAAGATGATCATCCTCGTGCAGGCCGGCAAGGGCACCGACGCGGTGATCGACGGCCTCGTGCCGCTCCTCGACCAGGGCGACATCGTCATCGACGGCGGCAACGCCCTCTGGACCGACACCATCCGCCGCGAAAAGGCGCTCAAGGAAAAAGGCCTGCGCTTCATCGGCTCCGGCGTCTCCGGCGGCGAGGAAGGCGCGCGTTTCGGCCCCGCCCTCATGCCCGGCGGCGACAAGGCCGCCTACAAGGAGCTCGAAAAAATCTGGAACGCAATCGCCGCCAAGGTTGACAAAAAAACCGGCAAACCCCTCCTCGGCGCCACCGCCGGCAAACCCGTCAAGGGCGGCGTGCCCTGCGCCACCTACATCGGCGAAAACGGCGCCGGCCATTACGTGAAGATGGTCCACAACGGAATCGAATACGGCGACATGCAGATGATCTGCGAGGCCTACGCCATCATGAAAGGCGTGCTCGGCATGAAAGCCCCCGAAATGGGCGAAGTCTTTTCGCAATGGAACAAGGGCGCGCTCGACAGCTTCCTCATCGAAATCACCGCCGACATCCTCAAGCAAAAGGACCCCGTCACGAAAAAACCCCTCGTTGACATCATCCTCGACACGGCGGGCCAGAAAGGCACCGGCAAATGGACCTCGGTCAACGCGCTCGACATGGGCGTGCCCGCGCCGACGATCGCCGAGTCCGTCTTCGCGCGCTGCCTCTCCGCGGTGAAGGACGAGCGTGTCGCCGCCTCGAAAATCCTCAAGGGCCCGAAGGCGAAAAAATACACCGGCTCGAAAAAAGCCCTTCTCGAAGCCATCCACGACGCGCTCTACTGCTCGAAAATCTGCTCCTACGCGCAAGGCTTCCAGCTCATGCGCGAGGCGCAAAAAGAGTATGGCTGGAAACTCAACTTCGGCCAGATCGCGCAAATCTGGCGCGGCGGCTGCATCATCCGCGCCGCGTTCCTGCAAAAGATCACCGAGGCGTTCCGCGGAAACCCGAAACTCGCGAACCTGCTCCTCGACCCGTATTTCAACAAGACGATCCAGAAGGCGCAGGACAACTGGCGCAAAGTCGTCGCGCTCGCCGTGCAAAACGGCATCAGCGTGCCAACCTTCAGCTCCGCGCTCGCCTACTACGACGGCTACCGCGCCGAGCGCACCCCGGCCAACCTGCTCCAGGGCCAGCGCGATTATTTCGGCGCGCACACCTACGAGCGTGTTGACCAGAAGCGCGGCAAGTTCTTCCACATCGACTGGCCGAAGGCAAACCGCCCGCAGATCGCAATGTAA
- a CDS encoding ABC transporter ATP-binding protein — MKKEIQKERFQSEPHQPASIGQARAPVGVEVSNVFKKYGPQTVLTDISLKVEPGEIFTIMGPSGSGKSVLLRQIAGLEQPTSGTIRINGHDPHDPDTRDRFAIALVFQAGALFNSLSVYDNLALYPLEHRIGTHAQIRDRVMRALKILSLENAVNKSPAELSGGMKKRVAIARALVMEPQLLLYDEPTSELDPVMSATISEIIATLKEQYQVTSIVVSHDRELALTISSRVAILMRGELLSLTTPDGLQHTDNPEIADFMHPKIDLENPRYKTMGA; from the coding sequence ATGAAAAAAGAAATTCAAAAGGAACGCTTCCAATCCGAGCCGCACCAGCCCGCGAGCATCGGCCAGGCGCGAGCGCCCGTGGGCGTCGAAGTCTCCAACGTCTTCAAAAAATACGGCCCGCAAACCGTGCTCACCGACATCTCGCTAAAAGTCGAGCCCGGCGAAATCTTCACCATCATGGGTCCCTCCGGCTCCGGCAAAAGCGTGCTCCTGCGCCAGATCGCCGGACTCGAGCAACCCACCTCCGGCACCATCCGCATCAACGGTCACGACCCCCACGACCCCGACACGCGCGACCGCTTCGCCATCGCGCTCGTCTTCCAGGCCGGCGCGCTCTTCAACTCGCTCTCCGTTTACGACAACCTCGCCCTCTACCCGCTCGAGCACCGCATCGGCACGCACGCGCAAATCCGCGACCGCGTCATGCGCGCCCTCAAAATCCTCTCGCTCGAAAACGCCGTCAACAAATCCCCCGCCGAACTCTCCGGCGGCATGAAAAAACGCGTCGCCATCGCCCGCGCCCTCGTCATGGAGCCGCAACTCCTCCTCTACGACGAGCCCACCTCCGAGCTCGACCCGGTGATGAGTGCCACCATCAGCGAAATCATCGCCACGCTCAAGGAGCAGTATCAAGTCACAAGCATCGTCGTTTCGCACGACCGCGAACTCGCGCTCACCATATCGAGCCGCGTTGCGATCCTCATGCGCGGCGAACTCCTCTCGCTCACCACGCCCGACGGACTCCAGCACACCGACAACCCGGAAATCGCCGACTTCATGCACCCGAAAATCGACCTCGAAAACCCGCGCTACAAAACCATGGGCGCCTGA
- a CDS encoding MGH1-like glycoside hydrolase domain-containing protein, with the protein METRVEFNTSDSFLGDLYAEAVKVSKTNEKDFSGRPVLIEGGGYNGIWIETQPMGGEMNARRNMTTAFNNTLLFMEHQLPNGRYPGLIRYRGGKMLPVYSHTQGYSFPFHALNLYYWNKKRDDAYLRRLYDSMEKFDDYLWRYRDSDGDGCLETWCVWDTGEDNSNRFAGTKLNHGGWSGEAPPDDPVFPVESMDVMAYSYDTRATLARLSVMLGNGKEREWQAKAATVRDKLREYLWDEKRGACFDRDRDNKVMPALIHNNLRVMYHGMFTPEMAGRFVREHLLNPEEFWTPFPLPSIAINDPAYRVGSNDWSGEPMGLTYQRVIRALENYGFNAELVLIGEKLIAATGRDKFFTQQYDPRTSAASPVKGRNDYGPTLLAALEYMTRFYGVNVELDELHWGALGREGHTTSYTQHWAGDAYTIESKDGSTVASINGREIFRTDCGVRVDTDWRGTVLRIVNLRPDPVRVRFQANGRETTLNLKRNEAFAFSSADSAVASRRDF; encoded by the coding sequence GTGGAAACACGAGTGGAGTTTAATACAAGCGATTCTTTTCTCGGCGATCTGTATGCGGAGGCCGTAAAAGTTTCCAAAACCAACGAAAAGGATTTTTCCGGGCGTCCGGTTTTGATCGAGGGGGGCGGCTACAATGGCATTTGGATCGAAACCCAGCCGATGGGCGGGGAGATGAACGCCAGGCGCAATATGACCACCGCCTTCAACAACACACTGCTATTCATGGAGCATCAGCTCCCCAATGGGCGTTATCCGGGGCTCATCCGTTATCGCGGCGGGAAAATGCTACCGGTTTATTCGCACACGCAGGGCTACAGTTTTCCGTTTCATGCGCTGAATCTTTATTATTGGAATAAAAAACGCGACGACGCCTATCTGCGCCGGCTTTATGATTCCATGGAAAAATTCGATGACTATCTCTGGCGTTATCGCGATTCCGACGGCGACGGATGCCTTGAGACATGGTGCGTTTGGGACACCGGCGAGGATAATTCCAACCGCTTTGCCGGCACCAAGCTCAATCACGGCGGCTGGTCCGGCGAAGCCCCGCCCGACGATCCTGTTTTTCCCGTGGAGAGCATGGACGTCATGGCCTACTCTTACGATACCCGGGCCACGCTCGCGCGGTTGTCCGTCATGCTGGGCAATGGAAAGGAAAGGGAATGGCAGGCCAAGGCCGCGACTGTGCGCGACAAGCTCCGCGAATATTTGTGGGATGAAAAACGCGGCGCCTGCTTTGACCGCGACCGTGATAATAAAGTCATGCCGGCCCTTATACACAACAACCTCCGCGTGATGTATCATGGCATGTTCACACCGGAGATGGCCGGGCGCTTTGTGCGCGAGCACTTGCTCAACCCGGAGGAATTTTGGACGCCCTTTCCGCTGCCTTCCATCGCCATCAACGATCCGGCTTATCGCGTTGGCTCGAACGACTGGAGCGGCGAGCCCATGGGGCTTACTTACCAGCGCGTTATACGCGCGCTTGAGAACTACGGGTTCAACGCGGAGCTTGTTCTCATTGGCGAGAAACTCATCGCCGCCACCGGACGCGACAAGTTTTTCACACAGCAATACGACCCTCGCACCAGCGCGGCGTCGCCGGTCAAGGGACGCAATGATTACGGTCCCACGCTTTTGGCGGCGCTCGAATACATGACGCGGTTTTACGGTGTTAATGTTGAGCTCGATGAATTGCACTGGGGCGCGCTCGGGCGCGAAGGTCACACGACAAGCTATACCCAGCACTGGGCCGGCGACGCCTACACAATCGAAAGCAAGGATGGATCAACCGTTGCGAGCATCAACGGACGCGAAATATTCCGAACCGATTGCGGTGTGCGCGTGGACACCGACTGGCGCGGCACGGTGTTGCGTATCGTCAACCTGCGCCCCGATCCGGTGCGCGTCCGTTTCCAGGCAAACGGACGCGAAACAACGCTCAATTTGAAACGCAACGAAGCGTTTGCCTTTTCCAGCGCGGACAGCGCCGTCGCCTCGCGGCGTGATTTTTAG
- a CDS encoding MlaE family ABC transporter permease, producing MNRIITIFDWLGGAVIMALRAFRMLPQAPRILKRTFEHVLQGGYASLPIVSILSFFIGAVLALQAGLTLQDFGAKQLIGTLVGEALVRELGPVFVAILVAGRVASATTAELASMRVYQEVDALVTMNIPPERFLVLPRLLAVLSYMPILTMVGIVIGWIGGAVVCKYVGVIGVEPAEYFQSVSAFLTTQKMVDSLLKAEIFGFVIILIACNTGLRTKGGPREIGFAVTNSVVYSLIAILGLDYFITKALGGS from the coding sequence ATGAACCGCATCATCACAATTTTCGACTGGCTCGGCGGCGCCGTTATCATGGCGCTGCGCGCCTTTCGAATGCTGCCGCAAGCGCCGCGCATCCTCAAACGCACCTTCGAGCACGTGCTTCAAGGCGGCTACGCGTCGCTGCCCATCGTGTCGATCCTCAGCTTCTTCATCGGCGCGGTGCTCGCGCTCCAGGCCGGCCTCACCTTGCAGGACTTCGGCGCGAAACAACTCATCGGCACGCTCGTCGGCGAGGCGCTCGTGCGCGAACTCGGGCCCGTGTTTGTCGCCATCCTCGTCGCCGGCCGCGTCGCATCCGCCACCACCGCCGAGCTCGCCTCGATGCGCGTTTACCAGGAAGTGGACGCGCTCGTGACCATGAACATTCCGCCTGAGCGATTCCTCGTGCTGCCGCGCCTGCTCGCCGTCCTCTCCTACATGCCGATACTCACGATGGTCGGCATCGTCATCGGCTGGATTGGCGGCGCGGTCGTCTGCAAATACGTCGGCGTGATCGGCGTCGAACCCGCGGAATATTTCCAAAGCGTGAGCGCCTTTCTCACCACGCAAAAGATGGTCGACAGCCTCCTCAAGGCCGAGATTTTCGGCTTCGTCATCATCCTCATCGCGTGCAACACCGGTCTGCGCACCAAGGGCGGCCCGCGCGAAATCGGCTTCGCCGTCACCAACTCGGTCGTCTATTCGCTCATCGCGATCCTCGGCCTCGACTACTTTATCACCAAGGCCCTCGGCGGCTCCTGA